One Gossypium arboreum isolate Shixiya-1 chromosome 13, ASM2569848v2, whole genome shotgun sequence genomic window, ATGCCGTTTAGGGTGGTGATCTCATCAAATGGGATAAAGCAAAAGTTGGATATTATGTTGGCATTGACATAGCAGAAGGCTCGGTAAAGTGCTAAACACTCAGTTTCCTTTTTTCCCCCACTTTTTTGTGCATCTGATTTAGTAGCCTAGTTTAGTTGTGGTCAACCTCTAATATCTAGGGGACCTCTTTCAATTCTCATATCATAATTATTCTGAGCTTTAATTTCTTTAAGCAGTGCCATTGGTAAAGCTGATGCCATGATTTAATTGGCACACTTGAATTAATCCTTAGATTTGTTACACAGTGTCTTCTACTTATGATCTCAAATTGCAGCTTTCTGAAACATGAATCGTAAGCGATAGTGGTTGGCACAACTTGGCAGTTTACATAGTTTATagcttaaaataaaaaataaattgtgtGCTCCAAAAATCCATTAACAGCTTGCAGTTTTTTTGTCTTGCTATATGCTTTTGATCTGCACCCTATTCTACAACTGaaagaagaaaagagagatgGAAAGAAAATCTTCTTTCGACAGCTATTTATGTACCAGCTGCCATTTTCACTTTGCTTCCTCCACTTATGCACAGATAGAAGATTGCCGTACGCGATATAATGGTGATGCAGACCATCATCAACGTCGCAAAAAGTTCACGTTTCCTGTCCGTCTCATATGTGGGGATTGTTTTGAGGTACACTAATGTGTTGGTGTTCAATTTTGAAATACATTTTCTGTTGTCAGCTTAATTACTTTGGTTCTGTTggttaattatcaaaataaatagcATGCTTAGTCATGTTCAATATCAACTATAGTGCTATATAAAAACCGATATCTAGTGTTAAGAGGATATGTCTTGATATTTATATTTGATGATTTTTAGGTGCGCTTGGATAGAGTTTTGGCAGATGATGCTCCTTTCGATATCTGCAGTTGCCAGGTGAATAGTTGGAAATTTGGCTATTATTTGTCTATTTCTGCTGCCTGATGATAAAATTACCACAAAGGTTTAGGATTTACTCATTTGTTTCCTTGCCACTAAATTGCTTACCATTCAAAGACTTGGGTTCAAATTCTTTAATATTCTTGAAAATATTCTTAATAAAATGCTACATATGTAGCAAAACAGATATGCCCATGCTACAAACTAATATTGCTTTTTCGTTCTAGCTCGATAATTTACTGAAACCATAAATGTGGTTATTCTTAATCATGCAGTTTGCCATGCATTATTCCTGGTCTACAGAGGCACGTGCGCGTCGGGCGCTGGCCAATGTTTCAGCTTTACTTCGTCCAGGAGGCACCTTCATTGGGACAATGCCAGATGCCAATGTCATAGTCAAAAAACTTAGAGAAGGTTTAGTATTGCAACTTGCTTTTGTTTTTCCTGTCTTGAAACAATGCTCTAAAAAATCAATATTTAAGGTGAAGCTAATAACTGAAATTTAGAGCTAAGAAACATCCAATATGTAACTAAAACACATAATATGTTTAAATAGGAAATTCTGtttatatttgaaatttgaaaatagaTCTTGACGTAAATTGACCGAAGCTAGCCTTGGTAAACAAACGTTGAATATTTGTGGGGCATGGCAGACTACTTTTGTCATTCTTGATTGGAGATGCTATTGTCACTGTGAATATGCAGCTGAAGGATTGGCCTTTGGCAACAGCGTCTACTGGATACGATTTGATGAAGAATTTACCGACAAGGTGAATCCAGTCCCCTTTCTCTTGCAAACTATATTTTCCTAAATGATATTGAAATCTGACAAACTTTTATGACATGGTTCAGAAATTTAAATCTTCTAGCCCCTTTGGTATCAAGTACAAGTTTCATTTAGAGGTACTCTTCTTGAAAATTCCTATTTTAGAAACTGGCCTTTCGTGTTAAATATGAGGATTCTATTGTTTTTATTATGGTAATTTGAGCAAAAAAAAACAATTCAAGGGTTTGCGGATATGTCTTGTTGCAGGATGCTGTTGACTGCCCTGAATGGATCGTTCCGTTTCATGTCTTCAAATCATTAGCAGAAGAGGTATAATTCTGATCATAGCAAACTCCTTTCAGTAAAAAAATGAAGGTTTCTAACCACCGTAcaaattttattgttattgtaatTCTTTTCACTGCCTTTTAATTATAAGTTGACTCTTGGTGTTTTCAGAACTTCTTATTATAAATTTGTTAAACTTGTAATTTCTTTTGTTTGTCTTTGCAGTATGATCTAGAACTTGTTTTCGTCAAAAACTCTCATGAATTTGTTCACGAGTACATGAAAAAACCGGAATATATAGAGCTTATGAGGAGGCTCGGTGCACTAGGTGATGGTAACCAAGACCAGAGTAAGTTCTTCACTTCCCAGATGGTTCTAAAAATTCATCTTGCCGATCATTCTTAGTGAAGGCACTAATTAACTATCGTTGTATCCAGGCACATTATCTCCGGATGAATGGGAGGCAGCTTATTTATACCTTGCATTTGTTTTAAAGAAGGTTGGTTCGGAACCTTGTATCATATATTCAGGCATTTCTAGGCTTTTATCTGTCATTAAAATTCTTAAATTCCTTTTACGATTGGACATTACTAACCCGTTGGAAAATCTTCCTTCCAGCGTGGACAACCAGATCGGACACAAGCAAATAGCAGAAAAGATAGAGGACAGATGCAAATAGCAAAGGAGGACATCCTGTATATTAATAGTGATGATTAACAGGAAAACACCACGAATTCCATAGATTTATTCGTAAGTCGAGCGAGACAAAATAACGGAGGGTGGCTAAGTGGCTGAAGCAATGCCTATGAACCAGATATTTTCGGGGCTCTTTCGGTTTTGTAGGTTAACAAATTGTTTTTGTAAGCCATTGCTTTCAGCATGAAGTTTCTAAGAAATTGCCACTTCATTTGTAATTTTGGGTCGGAAAGATTAAAGAAAGAATGAGAATCTCACAGGTTGATGGGTTAACTTCGGTAAGGAAAGCCGATATTGCCTGTTTAGATGTGTGTCACATAAGTTTCTATATATGAAATTGACAATAAAAGTTTCATTTTTCACTGTCAAATTGGTAGCAATTTCCCATTTTCATTGTTTCAGATATTGTCCATTCACTACAAGTTTTAGGGTGTAATATTTGAATCCGACTTTGTTTATAATTGACATGGTATCCAATCTAAATTAATatctataaaatataaaattatatatctatattCATGACaccaatttatattatttttattttatttaaaatatatatgaagAACTCTTCCCCAACCCTTCAAAGATGTGCTGATACCAATCAAGTATCAACCTTATATGACTGATAGAATTTTAAGACTTTTATTACAAGGAAAAAGTTGCAAAAGCCATCCAATTAACTATTAACCACCCATTTATACAAGCCAATATACGATAGCACTATCACCCCCATCAAATGaaaatgttttgttttgttttttttgatCCAACAGATTCACATACTTTTATTCTAGACCCGTTTCAAAAGCACAACCATAATAACCATCACCGCCAATCCCATTAGGCTTGCTCCGATCGTCTTCTCCAGATAGTTCAATCCACCATTTTCTTTCTCCATTCCTGCAGTGGGTATAGTAAAGAGACACTGGAGGAAATCAGTTGCTTTATTAGCCACCTCAACCACACTACTCTTCAAGTTCTCCAGAAATTCCGAAAATGGATTTCCAACTTCTTTGCCTTCATTTGCTTCGAAATATTCTTCGATCTTTACCAACGTAGATTCACAACCCTGACGGGATCTATTCCCTTCAAATATATAATCTGCAATACATTCATTTTTTTTGAGTTCATTAAAGAAAGAGTATGAGAAGCATCAAATAGTGAAACCAATAAGCAAAATTCTCACTCGTCTTATGCGACCCTATGAAGTCCATGTAAGCCGGATTGTGCAGTACAGCATTCCATACATTCGGATCCGCAGCAATTGACGCAACCATAGACTGGGAGCAAAACCAAAACCATCAACAAACAGAGTTATATGTTCACAAACTAATCGAAAGATAAAAGGTTCTGGAAAATTGACAACCAACTACTATAAGCATCATGTAATCTCTATCAAAGTTTCATATTCAAATGTCTCGAAAACCAACTCGAAGACAAGATATGATCATGAAGACACGTCAAAAAGTGCTCAAGTCACAAAAACCTGATGGAAACTCCTCTACCAGTTTTAACGTATCAAAGCAAacataatgaaaaataaaagagttaaccACAACCTGAACTGCAGGACTCTCATTGAGTAATTTGAATGCCTGAACTGCAGGCTTTGGTAGTAAAGTGGCTTTGGCATCATATGCAACGCAATCTTTAGTCTCCTCCGAAAGCAATGAGGCGCGAGATGACCGGGTATCATCGGTCGAATTCAGAGATGATAGATAAGCCCTGGAAACAAAACAAATAACCACGAAATCATTCTCTTAAGTGATCATAAAAAGCACCATGTTTTTCATATGCTTAACCAAGGAAAGCAATGATCTAATTAGGGCATCAATGATCGATGTCACCCTTAAAGTGATAAAATCCAGTTCATAACTTAAAAATTCAAGATTTTCGATTTGGGGTTCATGGAATCAATTTTTATAAACTAACAGTAACCCAAAATGGTGTAAGAACTTTTCACACTTTTGATGACGTTTCCCATatcataatttcaaaaattttaatgaaattcaACATCTTAATTCAAGGAAAGCAGTGATCATCAATATATCAGattaatacatttattttgttaaaatttaataaaaatagatcctacaatgaatgaatgaatccAATGAAAGGAAATTAGAATAGAATTTTCTCAAGGAATTAAACTTACTTATCCAATGCATCTTTCAAATCACTAGCGGCTTCCTTAGCCTCCTCCAGGGTTGGAGCACCTCCAAACAACACCCGAGGCATCGGCTCTCCTCCGCCGGAAATGGCGGTGGGCACCTCCTCTTCAATACCACCAGCAAACTCCCAATCATCCACCATCTCCCATGACATCATCTGATTGGGCGACGCCGTCATGTCAGAGACGGAAGACACCCCACCGCCGGAAACAGAAATCCCGGAAGAAGCAGAACGAGAAGCGGCAACGCGCATGACGGAGTATTCCGCAGACGACGGAGCCACCTGAACACCGCCACGAAGGCCAGTGTTAACAGTTCCCGCTCCGGCAACTTTCGCCGCCGGTCTCATAGCTCCTCCGCCCATTTTGGtgattcaaagaaaataaaaataaaagaaaattttcgtAGAAATCAAGGGAACTAAGGATATTATTCAATTATTGATATTAAGAGATATGGctatttataaattaattaattaattaattaataaccttttaaaattttattttaaaaaaaatacagtTTGTGTGTGTTTTAAAAAGTTTGTGATTATTGTCATAGGAGATGTTAAAAATAGATTCAAATTTCAAAGCAAtggttttttcttcttttaaatactttttgaaatatatataatattaaaatgaaaattatttgatatattattagAGTTTACATTTAGACTTGCTCGTTAGCAGAGCCACACAACCCGACCTGAAGGCCCATCCGAAAAATAgagtgtttgaataaaattataggCCCCAAAATTGAGTTTGGGTAAAAAAAAAAGGTCGAGTCTCAAGTAAGACATTTTTTGCCCAAGCCTAGCTCGACCTGAATTCACTAAATGccaaaaaaaaactatttttttgttatttaaatgatatttttttattattttctccctattttgctactatttcacTATTACATtgctattattttagagacattttcttcttaagttgcatctatcttagtattatttaataatatatattttttaaaatttattttcaaattgtttagaaatatttattttaattttttagtatttttatgtattatatacatttaaaaattatgtaaaaataaaataatataaaaattaatataaatgggACGAATTGAGTccgaattttaatatttttatccagACTGGACCCAAACCTAATAAATGGGCATAAATTTTTGCTTAGACCCGTATCACCTCTATTTACAACTCCATAAAAAATGTTTGAGAGGTTAGGGTTGTGggcataataaaaaaatgaaatatataaggaatggtaatttttaaatttatgtgttgatgatataattttaaaaagttatgaAATGATTATTGAactatgtgaaaatttttatttaagtcattagatTTTTAAAATCGTTGTTATATGATATTCTCTATTTGCAACGTCTACACCAACCGAAAGCTCTTCTTCTTATTCTTTTATGCATgtcaaatttttttataaaataacttgGAATATTATGAATCTGTGAACCAAAATCTAAACGGTTTTCTTTTTCGATTTTCGACTGTAAGTGTCAATTCTATTTGAATCTTAGGTGTATTCTTCTACTTATCAATAGATAATGATTCACGTACCAATTGTCAAATCGTTGCTTAAAGCTCACGAGTtggacttttttttaaaaaaaaataacagCATAGTGACTTGAATAAATacttttgaataattcaataactattttataactttttaaaattgagtgaccaaaacgtaaacttattaataatttaatgactttgAATATAGTTTACCCTATATAAAAAAAgacattttagtttttttaactccaattgtaaaatttaaaaagaaattattatTACTTGTGTACCAAATAGACTTGTCCATGAGTTACCCAGCCTGATCGAAAAATGAGAAGATTTTGGCAAAAATATATGTTAGAAAAATGGGCTTGAACAAACAATAATGTTCGTTTCTTAAACAGGCCAAGCCTTGAGTAAGCTTTTTTTTTTGCCCAGACCCGACCCGAATTTGCAAAAAACAATACTACTGCTATTTTTTTACTCTTTTTT contains:
- the LOC108464301 gene encoding mRNA cap guanine-N7 methyltransferase 1, whose translation is MKRGYPGSPSSSFGPPQSRSKHNPEGDSQFLEDESTKIFARKVADHYSARTNQTLEEREASPIIHLKKLNNWIKSVLIQLYARRGDAVLDLACGKGGDLIKWDKAKVGYYVGIDIAEGSIEDCRTRYNGDADHHQRRKKFTFPVRLICGDCFEVRLDRVLADDAPFDICSCQFAMHYSWSTEARARRALANVSALLRPGGTFIGTMPDANVIVKKLREAEGLAFGNSVYWIRFDEEFTDKKFKSSSPFGIKYKFHLEDAVDCPEWIVPFHVFKSLAEEYDLELVFVKNSHEFVHEYMKKPEYIELMRRLGALGDGNQDQSTLSPDEWEAAYLYLAFVLKKRGQPDRTQANSRKDRGQMQIAKEDILYINSDD
- the LOC108464302 gene encoding uncharacterized protein LOC108464302, whose protein sequence is MGGGAMRPAAKVAGAGTVNTGLRGGVQVAPSSAEYSVMRVAASRSASSGISVSGGGVSSVSDMTASPNQMMSWEMVDDWEFAGGIEEEVPTAISGGGEPMPRVLFGGAPTLEEAKEAASDLKDALDKAYLSSLNSTDDTRSSRASLLSEETKDCVAYDAKATLLPKPAVQAFKLLNESPAVQSMVASIAADPNVWNAVLHNPAYMDFIGSHKTNYIFEGNRSRQGCESTLVKIEEYFEANEGKEVGNPFSEFLENLKSSVVEVANKATDFLQCLFTIPTAGMEKENGGLNYLEKTIGASLMGLAVMVIMVVLLKRV